TCTTCCACTGCCCCGGCCACTCGCCGGGCAGCGTGGTGTTCTTCAACAAGCAGCTGCGCTTTGCCCATGTCGGCGACGTCCTGTTCGCCGGCTCGGTCGGACGGACCGATTTGCCCGGCGGCAGTCACGCCACGCTGATCAACTCGATTCTCACCAAGCTGCTGCCGCTCGGCGACGATGTCGGCTTCATCTGCGGCCATGGCGCCGGCTCCAGCATTGGCCAGGAACGGATGACCAATCCGTTCATCACCGGCGAGATGTGAGCGTTATTCTGCGGCATCCACAAACGCCGCCGCTTCCGTGAGGTGACGATCGCCCCAATCGCGGATCGCGGCCACCACGGGCACGAAGCTCTTGCCCTTGCGGGTCAGGCGATACTCGACCTTCGGCGGCACTTCGCCGAAATCCTTGCGGTCGATCAGGCCGGTTGCGGTCAGCGCCTTCAGTTCACGGCTGAGCACGCGCGGAGTGATCTCGGCGCTGCCTTCCGTACCGCGCAGAAGACCGCTGCGGATCTCGCCATAGCGGCGCGGGCCGTCCTTGAGATCCCAGACGATGCGGAGCTTGTACTTGCCGCTGATCATCTTCTGAAACGCCGCGACCGGACAGGTGCGCGCCGGGTTCGCCTTCGCCATGTCGTCTCCTCCACGT
The sequence above is drawn from the Bradyrhizobium amphicarpaeae genome and encodes:
- a CDS encoding winged helix-turn-helix transcriptional regulator — translated: MAKANPARTCPVAAFQKMISGKYKLRIVWDLKDGPRRYGEIRSGLLRGTEGSAEITPRVLSRELKALTATGLIDRKDFGEVPPKVEYRLTRKGKSFVPVVAAIRDWGDRHLTEAAAFVDAAE